In the uncultured Fibrobacter sp. genome, TCGTTAAATTTACTAGATTTAACATATGTCTCGTGTATTCGCAGTCCTCTTCTTGGTCACATGTGCGCTTGCCGGTGAAATCCGGTATAGTCTTGACCAGTTCGTGGAAGAAGGGCTTGCGGCAGATCCGCAGGTTGCCGAACTCAGGTTCGGGACCGAAGCGAAGAAAAACCAGATCCGAAAATTGAAATCCGAAGCCATTTTGCCGACTTTTTATGTGGGCATGATGGTTGGCCCCGCCCCCGGTTTAAAGAATGAACTGCAGAACGGCGATACGGTCGAAGTCTATGACTTTACCAAAATGGGCCCTTTCTGGGGTGTTCAGGCAAAATTTATCCAGCCTCTGAATCTGGGACAGTACCGCGCCGGTAAAATGGCTCTGGAAGCCGACCTGCAGCAAAAGAGTTTCGATATCGAAAACCAGGTCCACAAAAAAGACGTGGAACTGCAAACGTATTACTACAACTACCTTTTGGCTAAAGAGATGATCCGCATTGCAGGCGATGCGCAGTCCAAGGTAGATGACGCTTACGAAAAGCTGGAAGAAGCCCTGGACGATGACGACCCGAACGTGTCGCAGATGGACCTTTTGAACCTGAAGGCCAAAATGCATACGGTCAAGGAAGGCGTTACCGAAGCCAATCTGGGCATGAAGCGTGTGATGCTTGCCATTCGTTTTTCGCTGAGAATGGATGAAAACGATTCCTTCGTGGCTGAAGATTCCGTGCTGACTCCGCGAACAGAACCTTTGCCCTCGCTTGACGAAGTGCGCAATATGACTCTGAAATACCATCCGGAACTGCGTCAGCTTTCTGCGGGTATTCGCGCCCGCCGCATACAGATGGATTTGGCCGAGGCAAAGCTTGCCCCCGAATTCTTTGTGATGGGTGAAATTGAATACGTGAAGAGCTGGGCGGGCAACAGAAGTGTCTTGCAAAAGAGCGCTTTTGCCGAAGATGCCGTGAACAAGCTCGACGGCGTTTTGGGCGTCGGTGTTCGTTATAACTTGAATTTCTGGAAAAACTGGGAAGGCTACCGTTCTGCACGTACGGACATGCGTAGTCTTCAACTCAAGGAATCCTACGCTTCGGAAGGTCTGATGGCCAAGGCCGAAGAACAGTATTACCAAGTGGTTGCCGCCAAGGAAAAACTGGATGCCATGAAAGAAAGCCTGCGCGCTTCCGAAGGTATTTTGAAGGGCGCTGCCATGCAGTACGATTTGGACAAATCAAAGACGGGTGACTTGGTTTCGGCTTATACGCAAAACATTACAATGCAAAAAGATTACTATTTTGCGGTGTGTTCGTATAATG is a window encoding:
- a CDS encoding TolC family protein, with translation MSRVFAVLFLVTCALAGEIRYSLDQFVEEGLAADPQVAELRFGTEAKKNQIRKLKSEAILPTFYVGMMVGPAPGLKNELQNGDTVEVYDFTKMGPFWGVQAKFIQPLNLGQYRAGKMALEADLQQKSFDIENQVHKKDVELQTYYYNYLLAKEMIRIAGDAQSKVDDAYEKLEEALDDDDPNVSQMDLLNLKAKMHTVKEGVTEANLGMKRVMLAIRFSLRMDENDSFVAEDSVLTPRTEPLPSLDEVRNMTLKYHPELRQLSAGIRARRIQMDLAEAKLAPEFFVMGEIEYVKSWAGNRSVLQKSAFAEDAVNKLDGVLGVGVRYNLNFWKNWEGYRSARTDMRSLQLKESYASEGLMAKAEEQYYQVVAAKEKLDAMKESLRASEGILKGAAMQYDLDKSKTGDLVSAYTQNITMQKDYYFAVCSYNVEFAQLIAKIGLSLKEFHTIYMNQ